A single window of Nanoarchaeota archaeon DNA harbors:
- a CDS encoding right-handed parallel beta-helix repeat-containing protein, with product MKLFFCVMFALLFVNCACAQAATLNASDYTTIQAAIDNSTSGDIIFISNGTYYERLNINKSISLIGESSTGVIIDGDYSIYETLSPIHDYWSGCSVLIIQSDVDDFNGYNISNLTLNITLRGDVVSIYADNVSLSNLTLQSSRGYFADAVLYLQGNSANIFNIITKETCNGVYIVSENNYIDNVFTPFDNSTLKGISLIGAKNNTVTNSITSFYIRSGAEDNYFENNTVKAREKNGIKMNSGMSLAESNKNRIKNNKVAGRLDLFNSNNNCITYNEISDILYTYASYNNSFEDNSAPILESNGVKIDVSAYQLPPLLLLNNITVYFELTSSLVVNENNTVEVRIYYNKTLVTLLGILPSKLSIKYYNETSLAWENIPSSVNEKEGYVFAVLTHLSTYTLSDKDDFGAIAAPAPSSEEQSSSSSSSSSNSGSWGGGISYVYANATTNQTANKSMCNYTINNVIEIRNITSAPVIEIQERNQTVYVDKFTNIIPWRYYALFAVLLIYSAITTCILFKPRKRAVLAMLLAFILLPSFCSLSHAETWVIDSNRTSALETVYVNGQGQSKLILDGSVFNEKENGAWMQKQYNLSFKESAKQNTLFEIEDNIFKVKANQTHIAINYSDELAIFSISITPDTIPKISGNKITYRSDKDNITVEYAISKEGITKMIMLYDPKFKTKDAEFTENFEYIGNGTIDNETLTFGSFKVKDLIIWDSNGTEYPLKKLAYSDKKITLKINKTWLETARFPIFIDPELTIVGTSVEMFGNYTYDYVELKNGAIINVAALNATAGTGYINITATINITIDATSIINANEKGYSGGTSVNVYASNFGGGGAGTSGGANGSSSVFCGNYLCAFGGGGGGGAAGHANAAGSGSAGTAGTSTSFNSNGGAGGAGGSEYGTSFGYTYFLGSGGGAGGSGGNVAPDSGNNYWGTSGTAGGRGGGAIFLKAPLANLQGQINAKGGSGGAGGTGGVYGAETLGGSGGSGGGAAGGTILLDVDVLNLSAKLNLSGGSGSASGSGGRIKIWFSTIYNSTAIFFAGSTYFNDTTPDLPLTIQSPANASYAVSTTWFNITLNQIVETALFSLDGAANVSMTNSSGNWNYKNTTMTQGAHTVLFFVNNSLGASNSTSVAFTIDTIAPSYSNFSINSSEIRKNDTISISALWNDLFSGLSQYIFSTNMSGTWVNTTYDFSGNWSNVSVQNIANKTNSVSYLFYANDTYGNMNQTTIQSFIVNNTAPVVTAAISPSPAQITDNLNCTYTYYDVDKDVETGQRFQWYINGILNETTTQNLSAGNLTLGDNVICGVKANDGTDNSTWANSSEITIGDTTAPDVHNQTISATTGQITTAFTVGINVTELNSVQLVSVEITEPDATATNYTMTLSGNKSGSESYFVKSYTPATEGNYSFRFFASDGSSNLGSMNGTQNYTATAIPVTPPASGGGGSSNPQTMCGNKICEINENNETCPVDCAAKFVLFESQTDTELRKIVLSGYFSSAYTYEFRIRNTADDDLVMTFTSNVKWLKFDMGGSKMQNFTTIFKGKGGIDSGISYIRLVADPILNKSEIANTTFTISDGRTTYEMPVEVSRKEFVFSDNITEALSYVFKSGKAPAFGWVAPKTIGGHQIYVPILAVAFLVALIVVVKYGKPKDSMDSLIMLFVFLFIFLLVLVLLVLISPNAPAVASDSSVNFVYLVLMIIVAIVVAKGA from the coding sequence ATGAAACTGTTTTTCTGCGTGATGTTCGCTTTGCTTTTCGTTAATTGCGCTTGCGCGCAAGCCGCGACTTTAAACGCGTCTGATTACACAACAATTCAAGCAGCGATTGACAATTCAACAAGCGGAGACATTATTTTTATTTCAAACGGAACATATTATGAGCGTCTTAATATTAACAAATCAATATCCCTAATCGGAGAAAGTTCAACGGGCGTTATCATAGATGGGGATTACTCTATCTATGAAACACTATCGCCTATTCACGATTATTGGAGCGGATGCAGTGTTTTAATAATTCAGAGCGATGTAGACGATTTTAACGGCTACAATATTTCTAATTTGACGCTGAATATTACGCTTCGCGGCGATGTCGTTTCAATTTATGCAGATAATGTCTCTCTTTCTAATCTTACACTACAAAGCTCGCGCGGCTATTTTGCAGATGCTGTTCTTTATCTGCAAGGCAATAGCGCAAATATATTCAATATCATTACCAAAGAAACATGCAACGGCGTTTATATAGTGTCTGAAAATAACTATATAGATAATGTCTTTACGCCCTTCGATAATTCCACTTTAAAAGGCATTTCACTAATCGGCGCAAAGAACAACACTGTCACAAACTCTATAACTTCTTTTTATATCAGAAGCGGCGCAGAAGACAATTATTTTGAAAACAATACTGTAAAAGCGCGCGAAAAAAACGGAATAAAAATGAATTCGGGCATGTCTTTAGCAGAAAGCAATAAAAACAGGATAAAGAATAATAAAGTAGCAGGACGCTTAGATTTATTCAATTCGAACAATAACTGCATTACATATAATGAAATTAGCGATATTCTTTATACTTACGCGTCTTATAACAATAGTTTTGAAGACAACTCTGCGCCTATTTTAGAATCAAATGGAGTTAAAATAGATGTAAGCGCGTATCAGCTCCCGCCTCTTTTATTGCTCAATAACATAACCGTATATTTTGAGTTAACGTCTTCTTTGGTCGTGAATGAGAACAATACTGTAGAAGTTAGAATTTATTACAATAAAACTCTTGTAACTCTTTTAGGGATACTGCCTTCCAAACTTTCTATTAAATACTACAATGAAACATCGCTTGCGTGGGAGAACATACCTTCGAGCGTAAATGAAAAAGAAGGTTATGTTTTTGCGGTTCTGACGCATCTCTCTACTTACACGCTCAGCGACAAAGACGATTTTGGCGCAATTGCCGCTCCCGCGCCATCGTCTGAAGAGCAAAGCAGTTCTTCTTCATCTTCTTCAAGCAACAGCGGCAGCTGGGGAGGCGGCATATCTTACGTCTACGCTAACGCAACAACAAATCAGACCGCGAACAAAAGCATGTGCAATTACACTATAAACAATGTTATTGAAATCAGGAACATAACATCCGCGCCCGTTATCGAAATTCAGGAGAGAAACCAGACGGTTTATGTTGATAAATTCACAAATATCATACCATGGCGATATTATGCGCTGTTTGCAGTGCTTTTAATATATAGCGCGATAACCACGTGCATCTTGTTCAAGCCGCGCAAAAGAGCGGTGCTTGCTATGCTTTTAGCCTTTATTCTGCTTCCGTCTTTCTGTTCGCTTTCGCATGCTGAAACGTGGGTTATAGACAGCAATAGAACATCCGCTTTAGAAACTGTTTATGTAAACGGGCAGGGGCAATCAAAATTAATTTTAGACGGCTCTGTTTTTAACGAGAAAGAAAACGGAGCGTGGATGCAAAAGCAGTATAACCTTTCTTTTAAAGAATCTGCAAAGCAGAATACGCTGTTTGAAATTGAAGACAACATTTTCAAAGTAAAAGCAAATCAAACGCATATCGCTATCAATTACAGCGATGAGCTTGCGATATTTTCTATTTCGATAACGCCCGACACCATTCCCAAAATTTCTGGCAACAAAATAACATATCGCAGCGACAAAGACAATATAACAGTAGAATACGCTATCAGCAAAGAGGGAATAACAAAAATGATTATGCTTTACGACCCGAAATTTAAGACAAAAGACGCGGAGTTTACAGAAAATTTCGAGTATATCGGCAACGGAACAATCGATAACGAAACATTAACGTTCGGCTCATTTAAAGTCAAAGACCTTATCATTTGGGACAGCAACGGAACAGAATATCCGCTTAAAAAATTGGCGTATTCGGACAAGAAAATAACGCTTAAAATCAATAAGACGTGGCTTGAAACAGCCCGATTCCCGATTTTTATCGATCCTGAATTAACTATTGTCGGAACATCAGTAGAAATGTTCGGAAATTATACTTACGACTATGTGGAGCTGAAAAACGGAGCGATAATCAACGTGGCGGCATTAAACGCAACCGCGGGAACAGGATACATAAATATAACTGCAACTATCAACATAACGATAGACGCAACCTCTATTATTAACGCAAACGAAAAAGGATATTCGGGAGGAACATCAGTAAATGTTTATGCAAGCAATTTCGGAGGCGGCGGCGCTGGAACAAGCGGCGGCGCAAACGGAAGCTCATCCGTTTTTTGCGGGAATTACCTTTGCGCTTTTGGCGGAGGCGGCGGAGGCGGCGCGGCAGGTCACGCAAACGCGGCAGGAAGCGGAAGCGCAGGCACTGCAGGAACAAGCACAAGCTTCAACAGCAACGGAGGCGCAGGAGGAGCAGGCGGCAGCGAATACGGAACATCGTTTGGCTACACATATTTTTTGGGAAGCGGCGGCGGAGCAGGCGGCTCAGGCGGAAACGTAGCGCCCGACTCGGGAAATAATTATTGGGGAACGAGCGGAACCGCGGGAGGACGCGGCGGAGGCGCAATATTCCTTAAAGCGCCGTTAGCAAATCTGCAAGGGCAAATAAACGCAAAAGGCGGAAGCGGCGGAGCAGGCGGAACTGGCGGAGTTTATGGCGCAGAAACTTTAGGAGGCTCAGGCGGGAGCGGAGGCGGCGCGGCAGGCGGAACAATTCTTCTCGATGTCGATGTTTTAAATCTGTCCGCCAAATTAAATTTATCAGGCGGTTCTGGCTCCGCTTCTGGCTCGGGAGGACGAATAAAAATATGGTTTAGCACGATATATAATTCAACAGCAATTTTTTTTGCGGGTTCAACATATTTTAACGACACAACGCCAGACTTGCCTCTAACGATTCAATCTCCTGCAAACGCTTCATACGCCGTTTCTACAACTTGGTTTAACATCACTTTAAACCAAATTGTAGAAACGGCGTTGTTTTCTTTAGACGGCGCGGCAAACGTTTCAATGACGAACTCAAGCGGAAACTGGAATTATAAAAATACAACAATGACACAAGGGGCGCATACAGTCTTATTTTTTGTTAATAATTCTTTGGGAGCGAGCAACTCAACAAGCGTTGCTTTTACAATAGACACTATTGCGCCGTCTTATTCAAATTTTTCTATCAATTCTTCAGAAATCAGAAAGAACGACACAATAAGCATAAGCGCACTTTGGAATGATTTATTTAGCGGACTTTCGCAGTATATTTTCAGCACCAACATGAGCGGAACTTGGGTGAACACAACTTATGATTTTTCAGGCAATTGGTCGAATGTTTCGGTGCAAAATATAGCAAACAAAACTAATTCTGTGTCATATCTTTTTTACGCGAATGACACTTACGGAAATATGAATCAAACAACAATCCAAAGCTTTATTGTGAACAACACCGCGCCAGTCGTAACCGCCGCAATCTCCCCATCGCCAGCTCAAATTACTGACAATTTGAATTGCACATATACTTATTACGACGTTGATAAAGATGTAGAAACGGGGCAAAGGTTTCAATGGTACATCAACGGCATACTTAACGAAACAACAACGCAAAATTTAAGCGCTGGCAACCTCACGTTAGGCGATAACGTCATATGCGGCGTAAAAGCAAATGACGGCACGGACAACTCGACGTGGGCTAATTCTTCAGAAATTACTATCGGGGATACAACTGCGCCTGACGTTCACAATCAAACAATATCTGCAACAACTGGACAGATAACAACCGCTTTCACAGTTGGGATAAACGTCACAGAATTAAACAGCGTACAGCTTGTTTCTGTTGAAATCACAGAGCCCGACGCGACGGCAACGAATTACACTATGACCTTATCAGGGAATAAATCAGGCTCAGAGAGCTACTTTGTAAAATCTTATACGCCTGCAACCGAAGGCAATTACTCGTTCCGTTTCTTCGCTTCTGATGGCTCATCCAACTTAGGCTCGATGAACGGAACTCAGAATTACACAGCTACCGCGATACCAGTTACGCCACCTGCAAGCGGTGGTGGAGGTAGTTCAAACCCACAAACCATGTGCGGCAACAAAATATGCGAAATCAATGAGAACAACGAAACATGCCCTGTTGACTGTGCCGCAAAGTTCGTTCTTTTTGAATCGCAAACAGATACCGAATTAAGAAAAATAGTCTTAAGCGGTTATTTTAGCTCAGCTTACACATACGAGTTCAGAATAAGAAACACTGCTGATGATGATTTGGTTATGACATTTACATCAAATGTGAAGTGGCTAAAATTCGACATGGGCGGCTCTAAAATGCAGAATTTTACAACCATTTTTAAAGGAAAAGGCGGAATAGATAGCGGAATTAGCTATATTCGCCTTGTTGCAGACCCAATCCTTAACAAAAGCGAGATTGCCAATACCACATTCACAATATCGGATGGAAGAACAACATACGAAATGCCTGTTGAAGTTTCGCGAAAGGAGTTTGTTTTTTCTGATAACATCACTGAGGCTCTTAGTTACGTCTTCAAAAGCGGCAAAGCTCCGGCGTTTGGATGGGTTGCGCCCAAGACAATAGGTGGGCATCAAATATATGTTCCGATACTTGCAGTAGCCTTTCTTGTTGCATTAATCGTAGTTGTCAAATATGGCAAGCCAAAAGATTCAATGGATTCTCTTATTATGTTATTTGTATTTCTTTTCATCTTTCTTTTGGTGCTGGTGCTGCTTGTTTTAATCAGCCCGAACGCTCCCGCGGTTGCAAGCGATAGTTCGGTTAATTTCGTTTACTTAGTGCTTATGATTATTGTTGCTATCGTTGTTGCAAAAGGTGCTTAA
- a CDS encoding site-specific integrase translates to MRKKEKEEIPANVKADLKAFDKWLKENTTLNDLSRDKYVLQIKKLHKVSNSDININSIRKFLVESGRNYMRKYALKSYIKFLGCSVTWNEELKTDYKKIKMQSRQYEREISSFKAFRTFMNCVSPELHLILRCLWDTTCRIGGVLSIDTPNIKTDDAGTYLWLREKGDKHIKRYLHDSTALLLKEYIDTHNIADGRVFINKGESQSKAYYRYWTELKNKSRKAKLMSPDFGISFHWIRTTRIIQFYEQTKNIGLCQRLANHASSSTTLIYTAPAEIEHDKILKKEGEIW, encoded by the coding sequence ATGAGAAAGAAAGAGAAAGAAGAAATCCCCGCGAATGTCAAAGCAGACCTGAAAGCCTTTGATAAATGGCTCAAAGAAAACACAACGCTTAATGACCTCTCACGCGATAAATATGTTCTTCAGATAAAGAAGCTACATAAGGTCAGTAACTCAGACATAAACATCAATTCTATCCGCAAGTTCTTAGTGGAATCCGGCAGAAACTACATGCGAAAGTATGCCCTTAAGTCGTACATTAAGTTCTTGGGCTGTAGTGTAACTTGGAATGAGGAGCTTAAGACAGACTACAAGAAGATTAAGATGCAGTCCAGACAGTATGAGCGCGAAATCTCATCTTTCAAGGCATTCAGGACGTTTATGAACTGTGTTTCGCCCGAACTACATCTAATCCTTCGTTGTCTGTGGGATACAACCTGCCGTATCGGTGGTGTTCTTTCTATTGACACACCGAACATCAAAACAGATGATGCGGGAACATACCTTTGGCTTAGAGAGAAAGGGGATAAGCACATCAAGCGATACCTTCACGATAGCACCGCCCTATTGCTTAAAGAGTATATCGATACCCACAATATAGCAGACGGGCGCGTATTCATTAACAAAGGCGAATCGCAGTCTAAGGCTTACTATCGGTACTGGACTGAATTAAAGAATAAGTCCCGCAAAGCAAAGCTTATGTCGCCGGACTTTGGCATTTCATTCCACTGGATTAGAACCACGCGCATTATTCAGTTCTACGAACAGACAAAGAACATCGGTTTATGTCAAAGGCTGGCGAATCACGCATCAAGTTCGACAACCTTAATCTACACCGCGCCCGCAGAAATAGAGCATGATAAAATTCTAAAGAAAGAGGGCGAGATTTGGTAA